One window of the Thermasporomyces composti genome contains the following:
- a CDS encoding acyl-CoA thioesterase produces MPRSLDELLDLLDLERIDDNLFRGRQPETRLQRVFGGQVAGQALVAAARTMEPGRTVHSLHAYFLRPGDTSVPIVYDVECTREGRSFSTRRVVARQHGETIFFMAASFHVAESGFDHQDVAPDVPPPESCPTLGEVMEKVSGRPSDDWAEEWSALEVRYVGDSRRGGVPRDGEHPARARVWFRAAGTLPDDPVLHSCVLAYASDLTLLGVTLVPHDTYIGAPKLQTASIDHAIWFHRPVRVDDWLLYDQHSPSAANSLGLATGRIFAGGRRLVASVAQEGLIRGPRDTAR; encoded by the coding sequence GTGCCACGTTCTCTCGACGAACTGCTCGACCTCCTCGACCTGGAGCGAATCGACGACAACCTGTTCCGGGGCCGGCAGCCGGAGACCCGACTCCAGCGGGTCTTCGGTGGGCAGGTCGCCGGCCAGGCCCTGGTGGCCGCGGCTCGCACGATGGAGCCCGGCCGGACGGTGCATTCCCTCCACGCGTACTTCCTGCGACCGGGTGACACGAGCGTCCCGATCGTCTACGACGTCGAGTGCACCCGTGAGGGGCGGTCGTTCAGCACCCGGCGGGTCGTGGCACGGCAGCACGGCGAGACCATCTTCTTCATGGCCGCCTCGTTTCACGTCGCCGAGAGTGGCTTCGACCACCAGGACGTCGCGCCGGACGTACCGCCGCCGGAGTCCTGCCCCACTCTCGGCGAGGTGATGGAGAAGGTGTCGGGTCGCCCGAGCGACGACTGGGCCGAGGAGTGGTCCGCGCTGGAGGTCCGTTACGTCGGTGACTCCCGACGCGGTGGTGTCCCGCGGGACGGCGAGCACCCGGCCCGGGCGCGCGTGTGGTTCCGCGCCGCCGGCACCTTGCCCGACGACCCGGTGCTGCACAGCTGCGTGCTCGCCTACGCCAGCGACCTCACCTTGCTGGGCGTGACGCTCGTCCCCCACGACACCTACATCGGCGCGCCCAAACTGCAGACAGCCTCGATCGACCACGCGATCTGGTTCCACCGACCCGTTCGGGTGGACGACTGGCTGCTCTACGACCAGCACTCGCCCTCCGCCGCCAACTCCCTCGGGTTGGCGACCGGGCGGATCTTCGCAGGCGGCCGTCGGCTGGTCGCCTCGGTCGCTCAGGAGGGCTTGATCCGAGGGCCGCGCGATACGGCAAGGTGA
- a CDS encoding ABC transporter permease subunit — MSHWLSVLPELARATGTTLATASVATACAVALGLLFGVALVATDKDGPLRVVHAVLACLVEIVGSVPVVIVLLAATSLLRASAERGLAASVVPLVVAATPWFARRVESNLRAVSPAVVEIAVAMGARLRHVLVTVLLRESLPGIASNVALTAVLLLGFTAVADVLDRRGLGGLALAYGVEEPRADVVVVVAGVFVALAQAVKWLGDQVAQRLDHRR; from the coding sequence ATGAGTCACTGGCTGAGCGTGCTGCCGGAGCTGGCGCGAGCGACAGGGACCACGCTGGCGACAGCGTCTGTGGCGACGGCGTGCGCTGTCGCCCTCGGCCTCCTCTTCGGGGTCGCACTGGTAGCGACGGACAAGGACGGTCCGCTGCGGGTTGTCCACGCGGTGCTCGCTTGCCTCGTCGAGATCGTGGGCTCCGTTCCCGTCGTCATCGTTCTGCTCGCCGCCACGTCGCTGCTCCGTGCCAGCGCGGAGCGCGGTCTCGCGGCCTCCGTCGTGCCGCTTGTCGTCGCCGCGACACCGTGGTTCGCCCGACGCGTCGAGTCGAACCTGCGTGCGGTGAGCCCTGCGGTCGTCGAGATCGCCGTCGCCATGGGCGCGCGGCTTCGTCACGTCCTGGTGACCGTGCTGCTGCGGGAAAGCCTGCCCGGAATCGCCTCCAACGTCGCGCTGACCGCGGTGCTCCTCCTGGGCTTCACCGCGGTCGCGGACGTCCTCGACCGACGAGGGCTCGGTGGTCTGGCGCTCGCCTACGGCGTCGAGGAGCCGCGAGCCGACGTCGTCGTGGTCGTCGCCGGCGTCTTCGTGGCCCTCGCCCAGGCGGTGAAGTGGCTCGGCGATCAAGTGGCCCAACGGCTGGACCACCGACGGTGA
- a CDS encoding MTH1187 family thiamine-binding protein: MIVAFSISPSTTDESGSVSETVAEVVKVVRESGLPNETNAMFTNIEGEWDEVMAVIKRAVDVALARSPRVGLVLKADIRPGHTGELTGKVERVERLLRD; the protein is encoded by the coding sequence ATGATTGTGGCGTTCAGCATCAGCCCTTCGACGACGGACGAGAGCGGCAGCGTCAGCGAGACGGTCGCCGAGGTCGTCAAGGTCGTTCGGGAGTCCGGCCTGCCCAACGAGACCAACGCGATGTTCACCAACATCGAGGGGGAGTGGGACGAGGTGATGGCGGTGATCAAACGTGCCGTCGACGTCGCCCTCGCCCGGTCGCCCCGCGTGGGCCTCGTCCTGAAGGCCGACATCCGCCCCGGTCACACCGGCGAGCTGACCGGCAAGGTCGAGCGGGTGGAGCGTCTCCTCCGCGACTAG
- a CDS encoding RNA polymerase-binding protein RbpA has translation MASGSAIRGSRVGAGPMGEAERGDAAPRRRVSYWCANRHETRPSFALDAQIPESWDCPRCGLPASRDADNPPPPPKNEPYKTHLAYVKERRTDEEAEQILQEALQQLRERVARGEIIL, from the coding sequence GTGGCAAGTGGCAGCGCCATTCGAGGCAGCAGGGTCGGTGCCGGCCCCATGGGAGAGGCCGAGCGTGGCGACGCCGCACCGCGTCGGCGTGTGAGCTACTGGTGCGCCAACCGACACGAGACCCGACCGAGCTTCGCGCTCGATGCTCAGATTCCCGAGTCGTGGGACTGCCCACGCTGCGGGCTTCCGGCCAGCCGGGACGCCGATAACCCACCACCGCCGCCGAAGAACGAGCCCTACAAGACCCACCTCGCCTACGTCAAAGAGCGCCGCACCGACGAGGAGGCCGAGCAGATCCTCCAGGAGGCCCTCCAGCAGCTGCGGGAGCGGGTCGCCCGAGGCGAGATCATCCTCTGA
- the mgrA gene encoding L-glyceraldehyde 3-phosphate reductase: protein MGYTAASNRYDSMQYRRSGRSGLQLPAISLGLWHNFGDDVPLERQRAILRRAFDLGVTHFDLANNYGPPPGAAERNFGTLLRQDFRPYRDELIISTKAGYRMWPGPYGEWGSRKYLLASLDQSLSRMGLEYVDIFYSHRFDPDTPLEETMGALASAVQQGKALYAGISSYSPEHTRQAAAIMADLGVPLVIHQPSYSMLNRWIEESLLDTLAEEGIGCIAFSPLAQGLLTDKYLAGIPADSRAAQGKSLPREQISETNLKHVRALNEIAARRGQTLAQMALAWALRHSEMTSVLIGASSVRQVEENVAALDNLDFSSDELAEIDRHAVEAGINLWRRSSHGSRDA, encoded by the coding sequence ATGGGATACACCGCCGCGTCGAATCGCTATGACTCCATGCAGTACCGCCGCTCCGGTCGCAGTGGCTTGCAGCTCCCGGCGATCTCGCTCGGTCTCTGGCACAACTTCGGTGACGACGTCCCGCTCGAGCGGCAGCGGGCGATCCTGCGGCGTGCGTTCGACCTCGGGGTGACCCACTTCGACCTCGCCAACAACTACGGCCCTCCGCCGGGCGCGGCGGAGCGGAACTTCGGCACGCTGCTCCGCCAGGACTTCCGGCCGTACCGTGACGAGCTCATCATCTCCACCAAGGCTGGCTACCGCATGTGGCCAGGACCCTACGGCGAGTGGGGATCGCGCAAGTACCTGCTGGCCAGCCTCGACCAGAGCTTGTCGCGGATGGGCTTGGAGTACGTTGACATCTTCTACTCCCACCGCTTCGACCCAGACACCCCGCTCGAGGAGACGATGGGGGCACTCGCCTCCGCCGTCCAACAGGGCAAGGCGCTCTACGCCGGCATCTCGTCGTACTCGCCGGAGCACACCCGGCAGGCCGCCGCCATCATGGCGGACCTCGGCGTGCCGCTGGTGATTCACCAGCCGTCGTACTCGATGCTCAACCGGTGGATCGAGGAGAGCCTGCTCGACACCCTCGCCGAGGAGGGCATCGGGTGTATCGCGTTCTCGCCGCTGGCGCAGGGCCTCCTCACGGACAAGTACCTCGCGGGCATCCCCGCTGACTCCCGAGCGGCCCAGGGCAAGTCGTTGCCGCGCGAGCAGATCTCGGAGACCAACCTCAAGCACGTGCGCGCGCTCAACGAGATCGCGGCCCGTCGAGGGCAGACACTGGCGCAGATGGCGCTCGCCTGGGCGCTCCGCCATTCCGAGATGACCTCGGTGCTCATCGGCGCGAGCAGCGTGCGCCAGGTGGAGGAGAACGTCGCCGCGCTCGACAACCTCGATTTCAGCTCCGACGAGCTCGCCGAGATCGACCGGCACGCCGTCGAGGCAGGCATCAACTTGTGGCGGCGATCCAGCCATGGTTCGCGCGACGCCTGA
- the rbsK gene encoding ribokinase, whose protein sequence is MPSPRVCVLGSANMDLVVFADRAPARGETVAGRSLLTVPGGKGANQAIAVARAGGDVRMVGAVGTDVWGDQVLAVLQAAGVDVSAVRRVDGPTGTAHVLVDASGDNSIVVVPGANGAVHDPVPGLDAALDGAGILLLQLELPLDAVLAGARAARQRGVRVVLTPAPARALPAELLELVDLLVPNESEAAVLTGCGDPEAAAAALLDAVPEVVVTMGARGAVWRRRGADPLHVPAPQVTAVDTTAAGDTFVGALAVALGENRPPRAALTWAVAAAALSVQKRGASTSMPSRAEIVAFVRDAFGHEVC, encoded by the coding sequence ATGCCGAGCCCGCGGGTCTGCGTGCTGGGCAGCGCGAACATGGACCTGGTCGTCTTCGCCGACCGCGCGCCAGCCCGGGGCGAGACCGTGGCCGGCCGGAGCCTCCTCACCGTGCCCGGCGGCAAGGGCGCCAACCAGGCGATCGCGGTGGCCCGAGCGGGGGGCGACGTCCGCATGGTCGGAGCGGTGGGCACCGACGTCTGGGGCGACCAGGTCCTCGCCGTCCTGCAGGCCGCTGGCGTCGATGTCAGTGCGGTCCGCAGGGTGGACGGCCCTACCGGCACGGCGCACGTCCTGGTGGACGCGTCGGGCGACAACTCCATCGTCGTCGTCCCCGGCGCCAATGGCGCCGTCCATGACCCGGTCCCGGGCCTGGACGCCGCACTGGACGGCGCAGGGATTCTCCTGCTCCAGTTGGAGCTGCCTCTCGACGCGGTGCTCGCCGGAGCGCGGGCCGCGCGACAGCGCGGCGTGCGGGTCGTCTTGACGCCCGCTCCGGCCCGAGCCCTACCCGCCGAGCTGCTCGAGCTCGTCGACCTCCTCGTGCCGAACGAATCTGAGGCGGCCGTGCTCACCGGGTGCGGCGATCCCGAAGCGGCCGCCGCCGCACTTCTGGACGCGGTGCCTGAGGTCGTCGTCACCATGGGGGCGCGGGGCGCGGTGTGGCGGCGTCGCGGCGCCGATCCGCTGCACGTGCCCGCGCCCCAGGTGACCGCGGTGGACACGACAGCCGCTGGCGACACCTTCGTCGGCGCGCTCGCGGTCGCGCTTGGGGAGAATCGACCCCCGCGTGCGGCGCTCACCTGGGCCGTGGCGGCCGCCGCGCTGTCGGTGCAGAAGCGGGGCGCGAGCACCTCGATGCCGAGCCGCGCGGAGATCGTGGCCTTCGTGCGGGATGCGTTCGGGCACGAGGTCTGCTGA
- a CDS encoding dihydrodipicolinate synthase family protein, whose protein sequence is MSSSHVPPDPATEPESDEVLPSGVIPPILTPLTPERELDVSSLERLCTFLLDAGVAGLFVAGSTGEAAYLTDQLRARVLQVVVSFTARQVPVLAGVIDMTTPRVVDRARAAVRHGANALVATAPFYAPTHPAEIELHFRTLRAAVDVPIVAYDIPSAVHTKLPAELVTALAQEGVLAGVKDSSGDLDGFRDVARPAGAPSFKAYTGSEVHADLALLLGAAGLVPGLGNVDPAGFVRLYQAARRGDWTAAMAEQERLRRLSRIITVGDQRRIGRYSSAIGAFKSALVQRGILAHATTSLPMLPLNDVEVDAVTTHLRDAGLL, encoded by the coding sequence GTGTCCTCATCGCACGTCCCACCCGACCCCGCCACCGAACCGGAGAGCGACGAGGTCCTGCCCTCCGGCGTCATTCCTCCGATCCTCACCCCACTCACGCCGGAGCGGGAGCTCGACGTCTCCTCCCTCGAACGGCTGTGCACGTTCCTCCTCGACGCCGGTGTCGCCGGCTTGTTCGTGGCCGGCTCGACTGGGGAGGCGGCCTACCTCACCGACCAGCTCCGCGCCCGGGTTCTCCAGGTAGTCGTGTCGTTCACCGCCCGGCAGGTGCCCGTGCTCGCCGGGGTCATCGACATGACGACCCCGCGCGTCGTGGACCGGGCACGCGCGGCCGTGCGACACGGAGCGAACGCTCTCGTCGCCACCGCGCCGTTCTACGCGCCCACCCATCCGGCCGAGATCGAGCTCCACTTCCGCACCCTACGAGCGGCCGTCGACGTGCCGATCGTGGCCTACGACATTCCCAGCGCCGTCCACACGAAGCTCCCCGCTGAGCTGGTCACCGCACTGGCCCAGGAGGGCGTCCTGGCCGGCGTCAAGGACTCCAGCGGGGACCTCGACGGCTTCCGGGACGTCGCCAGGCCGGCCGGCGCTCCGTCCTTCAAGGCGTACACCGGCTCGGAGGTGCACGCCGACCTGGCACTGCTGCTCGGCGCGGCGGGCCTGGTCCCAGGACTCGGCAATGTGGACCCCGCCGGCTTCGTCCGTCTCTACCAGGCCGCCCGCCGAGGCGACTGGACCGCGGCGATGGCCGAGCAAGAACGACTCCGGCGGCTCTCCCGGATCATCACGGTGGGCGACCAGCGGCGCATCGGGCGGTACTCCTCCGCGATCGGGGCGTTCAAGTCGGCGCTGGTGCAACGGGGGATCCTGGCCCACGCGACGACCAGCCTGCCGATGCTTCCGCTCAACGACGTCGAGGTCGACGCGGTGACCACACACCTGCGAGACGCCGGCCTGCTGTGA
- a CDS encoding carbohydrate kinase family protein, whose translation MDQTRTTPSPDNGTTSTPWELGGIVGRGPSHDPLASRRMPDDPPFDVFLSGTVFLDIIFTGLAGPPTNGTEIFTEGMGCSPGGIANLAIALSRLGLRTSLAAAFGNDVYGDFCWRTLAEQEGVDLSRSQRFPHWHSPVTVSLAYEADRSLITHAHEPPVCADEMIAAKDGPPGTRACFIDLDEDADTWAQRAAAEGALVFADVGWDPTEQWSPALLERLRWCYAFMPNTPEALAYTRTDTPEDAVAKLAEHVRVAVVTRGSKGAVAIDNETGEYADVPALPVAALDTTGAGDVFAAGFITATLAGWPLLHRLRFANLCAALSVQHFGGSLSAPGWADIAGWWQVAQRVPGLGDIAKEYAFLDDVVPHEPVGAVRRATATIGFETEGLEQ comes from the coding sequence ATGGACCAAACCCGGACGACACCGAGTCCGGACAACGGCACCACGTCGACTCCATGGGAGCTGGGTGGGATCGTTGGCCGCGGCCCTTCCCATGACCCGCTCGCGTCACGTCGCATGCCGGACGATCCGCCGTTCGACGTCTTCCTGTCCGGCACCGTCTTCCTCGACATCATCTTCACGGGGCTGGCTGGTCCGCCCACCAACGGCACGGAGATCTTCACCGAGGGCATGGGCTGCTCCCCCGGTGGGATCGCCAACCTCGCGATCGCGCTGTCCCGTCTCGGGCTGCGCACCTCGCTGGCGGCAGCCTTCGGCAATGACGTCTACGGGGACTTCTGCTGGCGGACGCTCGCCGAGCAGGAGGGAGTGGACCTGTCGAGGTCCCAGCGGTTCCCGCACTGGCACTCGCCGGTCACGGTCTCCCTGGCCTACGAGGCCGACCGCAGTCTGATCACGCACGCGCACGAGCCGCCGGTCTGCGCCGACGAGATGATCGCCGCCAAGGACGGTCCGCCTGGGACGCGTGCCTGCTTCATCGACCTGGACGAGGACGCGGACACCTGGGCTCAGCGAGCCGCCGCCGAGGGCGCGCTGGTCTTCGCCGACGTGGGATGGGACCCCACCGAGCAGTGGTCGCCCGCGCTGTTGGAGCGACTGCGTTGGTGCTACGCCTTCATGCCCAACACCCCCGAGGCGCTCGCCTACACGAGGACGGACACCCCCGAGGACGCGGTCGCCAAGCTCGCCGAGCACGTCAGGGTCGCCGTCGTCACGCGAGGCAGCAAGGGGGCGGTGGCCATCGACAACGAGACCGGTGAGTACGCCGACGTCCCCGCGCTCCCGGTCGCGGCCTTGGACACCACGGGCGCTGGGGACGTGTTCGCCGCCGGCTTCATCACCGCCACTCTCGCGGGTTGGCCCCTGCTCCACCGGCTGCGCTTCGCGAACCTGTGCGCCGCGTTGTCGGTGCAGCACTTCGGTGGGTCGCTCTCGGCGCCTGGCTGGGCCGACATCGCCGGCTGGTGGCAGGTCGCGCAGCGGGTGCCCGGTCTCGGGGACATCGCGAAGGAGTACGCCTTCCTCGACGACGTCGTGCCCCACGAGCCGGTCGGGGCCGTCCGCCGGGCGACCGCGACGATCGGCTTCGAGACCGAAGGTCTCGAGCAGTAG
- a CDS encoding spermidine synthase, producing the protein MPDRRRSPRAGRGRAPARRSRTPEPRPFAGTHPIATGEAELVADRDDPDGWMVIVNGVPSSYVHLTDPTRLEFEYVRWIGDVLDLLNAPLAAPAPLRVAHLGGAGCTLARYVMATRPGSRQLVFEHDAKLVELVRQAFGLRREGGLRIRVDDARSGLSKLWEASVDVVIRDAFVGDTVPEHLTTVEFGHEVARVLAPHGVYVANVADRAEQRHARAEAATLREVFREVALIAEPSQLRGRRYGNVLVLASNAPLPLDALTRRLASGAIRARVVPPERVARLVAGLRPLTDPPATPSDRDSSGGDQDLSPTSP; encoded by the coding sequence GTGCCTGACCGCCGACGTTCCCCACGCGCCGGGCGAGGCAGGGCTCCGGCGCGGCGCTCGCGTACGCCTGAGCCAAGGCCCTTCGCCGGCACGCACCCCATCGCCACCGGCGAGGCGGAGCTGGTCGCCGACCGCGACGACCCGGACGGCTGGATGGTGATCGTCAACGGGGTCCCCAGCTCCTACGTCCACCTGACGGACCCGACCCGGCTGGAGTTCGAGTACGTGCGATGGATCGGTGACGTCCTCGACCTCCTGAACGCGCCTCTCGCCGCGCCCGCGCCGCTGAGGGTCGCCCATCTCGGTGGCGCCGGTTGCACGCTCGCCCGTTACGTCATGGCCACGCGGCCCGGATCGCGACAGCTGGTCTTCGAGCACGACGCCAAGCTCGTCGAGCTGGTCCGCCAGGCGTTTGGGCTGCGGCGCGAGGGGGGTCTTCGGATCCGCGTCGACGACGCGCGGTCAGGGCTGAGCAAGCTGTGGGAGGCCTCCGTGGACGTCGTGATCCGGGACGCCTTCGTTGGGGACACGGTGCCGGAACACCTGACGACCGTGGAGTTCGGCCACGAGGTGGCCCGGGTCCTCGCGCCCCACGGGGTGTACGTCGCCAACGTCGCGGACCGGGCCGAGCAGCGGCACGCCCGAGCGGAGGCCGCCACGTTGCGGGAGGTCTTCCGCGAGGTGGCCTTGATCGCCGAGCCATCCCAGCTGCGCGGCCGCCGCTACGGCAACGTGCTCGTCCTCGCCTCGAACGCTCCCCTGCCGCTGGACGCTCTCACCCGGCGGCTGGCCTCGGGCGCGATCCGCGCCCGCGTGGTTCCCCCGGAGCGCGTGGCGCGGCTAGTCGCCGGTCTGCGTCCGCTCACCGATCCCCCGGCGACCCCCTCGGACCGGGACTCGTCCGGTGGGGACCAAGACCTCTCGCCGACGTCGCCCTAG
- a CDS encoding ATP-binding cassette domain-containing protein, translating into MIELDDIRRTRRHDHGEQILLDSVDLYLDAGEVCGVVGEPADGPRTLLRCVNLLERPDEGTVRVAGEDLTAMSPRQLRRARHAIGVLGPGDRLLEQRTVARNVSLPLEFAGVRQRERDLRVDEILDRMGLAEVADRWPSDLTAEERRRTAVARAFVTRPRVLLCQEPTGGLSEDGARSLLALMRGLIADQQTTVLVATQNPAELAALCESVAFLHDGRVVEQGTLPDTIANPSSKLASLFLPTLPDPDAEHGTGAVLVDLTFAGVDPHVLSEVTRACGVGVSVVAGSLESLRSRTVGRLRVELTGSGEDCQRALDKLTDLALSPKVHP; encoded by the coding sequence GTGATCGAGCTGGACGACATCCGCAGGACCCGTCGCCATGACCACGGGGAGCAGATTCTCCTTGACAGCGTTGACCTCTACCTCGACGCGGGGGAGGTCTGCGGCGTCGTCGGGGAGCCCGCCGACGGACCCCGGACCCTCCTCCGCTGCGTCAACCTGCTCGAACGTCCCGACGAAGGCACGGTGCGGGTCGCCGGTGAGGACTTGACGGCGATGAGCCCCCGGCAGCTCCGTCGGGCCCGCCACGCCATCGGCGTCCTCGGGCCGGGGGACCGGCTCCTCGAGCAACGGACCGTCGCACGCAACGTCTCCTTGCCTCTGGAGTTCGCCGGGGTTCGGCAGCGAGAGCGCGACCTTCGGGTTGACGAGATCCTCGACCGGATGGGGCTCGCGGAGGTCGCCGATCGCTGGCCCTCCGACCTGACCGCGGAGGAGCGTCGTCGGACGGCGGTCGCTCGGGCCTTCGTCACCCGGCCACGCGTGCTGTTGTGTCAGGAGCCGACCGGCGGCCTGAGTGAGGACGGCGCCCGCTCCCTCCTCGCGCTCATGCGGGGGCTCATCGCCGACCAGCAGACCACGGTCCTCGTGGCGACGCAGAACCCCGCCGAGCTCGCGGCCCTGTGCGAGTCGGTGGCGTTCCTGCACGACGGCCGGGTCGTCGAGCAAGGCACCCTTCCTGACACGATCGCGAACCCGTCGTCGAAGCTCGCGAGCCTCTTCCTGCCGACGCTGCCCGACCCGGACGCCGAGCACGGGACCGGAGCTGTTCTGGTCGACCTCACCTTCGCCGGCGTCGACCCCCACGTTCTCAGCGAGGTCACCCGAGCGTGCGGGGTCGGCGTCAGCGTCGTCGCCGGGTCGTTGGAAAGCCTTCGCAGCCGAACGGTGGGTCGGCTCCGCGTTGAGCTGACCGGGTCAGGAGAGGACTGTCAGCGGGCTCTGGACAAGCTCACCGACCTCGCCCTCTCTCCCAAGGTGCATCCATGA
- a CDS encoding FadR/GntR family transcriptional regulator, which yields MAASGRQLEARIVDLILERRLTAGEPLPAEPVLSKTLGASRNSIREAVRALHTLGIVELRHGYGTFVGRAPLTAVTPGLLFRTRLAVREDPRALADLVEVRELLELGLIEQVAEHADDQLLRSLDEEVAAMRAGDLPGADRRFHEKLYARITNELATQLIALFWDVYHQVAAELEAPPVDSGQVADSHRRIVDALRAHDAAQARRVLRYHFEDLHERVDRMVEAARARSSA from the coding sequence ATGGCCGCGAGCGGTCGCCAGTTGGAGGCGCGCATCGTCGACCTCATCCTGGAGCGGCGCCTCACCGCAGGAGAGCCCCTGCCCGCCGAGCCCGTACTGAGCAAGACACTCGGCGCCAGTCGCAACTCGATCCGGGAGGCGGTGCGCGCCCTGCACACCCTGGGCATCGTCGAGCTCCGGCACGGGTACGGCACGTTCGTCGGTCGGGCACCACTCACCGCGGTCACCCCCGGCCTGCTGTTCCGCACCCGCCTCGCGGTTCGCGAGGACCCTCGCGCCCTCGCGGATCTCGTCGAAGTCCGCGAGCTGCTCGAGCTCGGCCTCATCGAGCAGGTCGCCGAGCACGCCGACGACCAGCTGCTCCGGTCACTGGACGAGGAGGTCGCCGCGATGCGTGCGGGCGACCTTCCCGGCGCCGACCGGCGCTTCCACGAGAAGCTGTACGCGCGGATCACCAACGAGCTGGCGACCCAGCTCATCGCGTTGTTCTGGGACGTCTACCACCAGGTCGCGGCGGAGCTGGAGGCCCCGCCGGTCGACAGCGGCCAGGTGGCCGACAGCCACCGCCGCATCGTGGACGCCCTGCGGGCGCATGACGCCGCTCAGGCCCGCAGGGTGCTGCGCTATCACTTCGAGGATCTCCACGAGCGAGTCGACCGCATGGTCGAGGCCGCACGGGCGCGAAGCTCCGCGTAG
- the secG gene encoding preprotein translocase subunit SecG, translating into MVTTLAILLILTSLTLVLLILLHKGRGGGLSDLFGGGVTSSLGGSSVAERNLDRITVGTGIIWLACIVGLGLMLKFT; encoded by the coding sequence GTGGTCACCACGCTTGCGATCCTGTTGATCCTCACGAGCCTGACGCTCGTGTTGCTCATCTTGCTCCACAAAGGGCGGGGTGGCGGCCTGTCCGACCTGTTCGGTGGCGGAGTGACGTCCAGTCTGGGCGGTTCGTCCGTCGCCGAGCGGAATCTCGACCGGATCACAGTGGGCACCGGCATCATCTGGCTCGCCTGCATCGTCGGGCTCGGATTGATGCTCAAGTTCACCTAG
- a CDS encoding YciI family protein: MALFIVQLRFTDNERRLRVRPKHREYLASLHAAGKLVTAGPWVDDTGALLIYNVADEAELRRLLADDPYTPEDVYEIAELREWRPLFPLSAAGTSSPPSPSSGNAPSPAGQ; the protein is encoded by the coding sequence ATGGCGCTCTTCATCGTGCAGCTGCGGTTCACGGACAACGAGCGTCGTCTTCGTGTCCGTCCCAAGCACCGTGAGTACCTCGCCTCTCTCCATGCCGCCGGCAAGCTGGTGACCGCCGGACCGTGGGTCGACGACACCGGCGCCCTCCTCATCTACAACGTGGCCGACGAGGCGGAGCTTCGGCGGCTTCTCGCCGACGACCCCTACACGCCCGAGGACGTCTACGAGATCGCGGAGCTGCGGGAGTGGCGTCCGCTGTTTCCGCTATCGGCCGCGGGAACCTCGTCCCCGCCCTCTCCCTCGTCGGGGAACGCTCCTTCGCCAGCAGGTCAGTGA
- a CDS encoding DUF2277 domain-containing protein, translating into MCRSIKTLRAPYVETVTPDDVRAAALQYVRKVSGFRTPAAHNREAFDAAVEAVAAATQQLLDQLVVRGRA; encoded by the coding sequence ATGTGCCGGAGCATCAAGACGCTGCGAGCGCCGTACGTGGAGACCGTGACACCCGACGACGTTCGCGCCGCGGCGCTCCAGTATGTCCGGAAGGTGTCGGGCTTCCGGACGCCTGCGGCCCACAACCGGGAAGCGTTCGACGCCGCTGTCGAGGCCGTCGCCGCCGCGACGCAGCAGCTCCTCGACCAGCTCGTCGTACGAGGCAGGGCCTGA